A DNA window from Schistocerca gregaria isolate iqSchGreg1 chromosome 2, iqSchGreg1.2, whole genome shotgun sequence contains the following coding sequences:
- the LOC126335761 gene encoding uncharacterized protein LOC126335761, whose amino-acid sequence MFRLFVDSVVLLQFVLLVLELWVRLRSLNECLLVEISHPRPPHLQVAPLPATSSVRLSHLRKVFVALIRAGEKLEEHFRLSLAADVAHAVIGAICSSYEVLIIIEKPHIAGLLPYSKSLTTSMSWLGYHCFKIVTLALSCAAAKDAARRTGVILRRLPVLPTSLSAEVDAFLRVTSQEAQLNFTAAGFVEIDRQLVVSALAVVITYLVVIGQSVTDW is encoded by the coding sequence ATGTTCAGATTGTTTGTAGATTCAGTTGTACTTCTCCAGTTCGTATTGCTGGTGCTGGAGCTTTGGGTGAGGCTGAGGAGCCTTAATGAGTGTCTCTTGGTGGAGATATCTCACCCTCGTCCTCCACATTTGCAAGTAGCGCCGCTGCCAGCTACTTCGTCAGTGAGGCTGAGTCACCTGCGAAAGGTGTTTGTGGCCTTGATCCGTGCTGGTGAGAAGTTGGAAGAACACTTTCGACTGTCGTTGGCTGCTGACGTCGCACATGCAGTGATTGGTGCAATCTGCAGCTCATACGAAGTGCTTATCATCATTGAGAAACCACATATTGCTGGTTTACTGCCCTACAGCAAATCATTGACGACGTCGATGTCATGGCTCGGTTACCACTGCTTCAAGATAGTAACTCTGGCACTGTCCTGTGCTGCAGCTAAGGACGCGGCGAGACGAACCGGTGTGATCCTGAGGAGGCTACCAGTGCTGCCAACCTCACTCTCTGCTGAAGTGGACGCGTTCCTCCGTGTGACGTCGCAGGAAGCACAATTGAATTTCACAGCTGCAGGATTCGTCGAAATCGATCGCCAGCTTGTGGTTTCAGCACTTGCCGTCGTCATCACGTACCTCGTCGTCATTGGTCAATCTGTGACTGACTGGTAA